A window of the Mucilaginibacter sp. cycad4 genome harbors these coding sequences:
- a CDS encoding NAD(P)H-quinone oxidoreductase → MKAIVITQPGGPGVLQLADRPKPLIAPDEVLIKVMAAGINRPDVFQRKGNYPPPAGASVDIPGLEVAGTIAEVGEAVSRWKIGDKVCALVTGGGYAEYCKAPEGQCLPIPSNLSYPEAASLPETFFTVWSNVFDRAALKHGESLLVHGGSSGIGVTAIQMAKALGSTVYVTASSNDKCSFCEQIGADKAINYKTTDFKEEIKTITNSKGVNVILDMIGGDYLPGNIDSLAVEGRLVMINAMNGREVQLDLGKVMAKRLIITGSMLRSRETAFKATIAQNLEQKIWPLLSSGKIRPIVYKTFDAGDAAEAHKLMESNTHTGKIVLTFVQ, encoded by the coding sequence ATGAAAGCAATAGTGATCACCCAACCCGGCGGCCCCGGGGTTTTGCAGCTTGCCGACAGGCCAAAGCCGCTTATCGCACCCGATGAAGTGCTAATAAAAGTAATGGCAGCGGGCATTAACCGGCCCGATGTATTTCAACGCAAGGGAAATTATCCGCCGCCTGCCGGTGCATCTGTGGATATTCCTGGGCTGGAGGTGGCCGGTACCATTGCCGAAGTTGGCGAAGCAGTTTCCCGCTGGAAAATCGGCGACAAGGTTTGCGCACTGGTTACCGGCGGTGGTTATGCCGAATATTGTAAAGCGCCCGAAGGCCAATGCCTCCCTATTCCTTCAAACTTAAGCTATCCTGAAGCAGCCTCTCTCCCCGAAACATTTTTCACTGTATGGAGCAATGTTTTTGATCGCGCTGCCCTTAAACATGGTGAATCGTTATTGGTGCATGGTGGATCAAGTGGTATAGGTGTTACGGCTATTCAAATGGCCAAAGCATTGGGCAGTACTGTTTATGTAACGGCCAGCTCAAATGATAAATGCAGCTTTTGTGAACAAATAGGTGCTGATAAAGCTATCAATTATAAAACAACCGACTTTAAGGAAGAGATTAAAACAATAACTAACAGTAAGGGTGTTAATGTAATATTAGATATGATAGGCGGCGATTATCTGCCGGGCAATATAGATTCGTTGGCGGTTGAAGGGCGCCTGGTGATGATCAATGCTATGAATGGCCGTGAAGTACAGCTTGACCTGGGCAAAGTGATGGCAAAAAGACTGATTATTACCGGATCGATGTTACGCAGCAGAGAAACAGCTTTCAAAGCAACTATCGCCCAAAACCTCGAACAAAAAATATGGCCATTGCTATCATCAGGAAAAATCAGGCCCATAGTGTATAAAACTTTCGATGCCGGCGATGCTGCCGAAGCTCATAAACTGATGGAAAGTAATACTCATACAGGCAAAATTGTATTGACTTTTGTGCAATAA